In the Shewanella sp. OMA3-2 genome, one interval contains:
- a CDS encoding fumarylacetoacetate hydrolase family protein, whose translation MQQILIKQQGAVTPSKILCIGRNYVEHIHELGNDMPDDMVVFLKPNSAISTQLMSYHQEPIHYEAELCFLVENGRFGAVGLGLDLTKRQLQGQLKSKGLPWERAKAFTGSAILSDFVPISNDNQEWCFSLTINGQLAQLGHSQLMMYSAEKIFNELTSFITLEEGDVVMTGTPKGVGEVIAGSTFKLSLWQGIPYYSDEQLLEDITINIPLITQQWQAI comes from the coding sequence ATGCAGCAAATACTGATCAAGCAGCAAGGCGCTGTCACGCCATCAAAAATCCTTTGTATTGGGCGTAATTATGTCGAACATATTCATGAGCTGGGTAATGATATGCCTGACGATATGGTGGTGTTTTTAAAACCTAATAGTGCCATCAGTACACAACTGATGAGCTATCATCAAGAGCCTATTCATTATGAAGCTGAGTTATGTTTTTTAGTTGAGAATGGACGTTTTGGCGCAGTTGGCCTTGGTTTAGATTTAACTAAGCGTCAGCTACAAGGTCAATTAAAATCCAAAGGGCTGCCATGGGAGCGGGCTAAAGCATTTACTGGCTCAGCTATATTGAGCGATTTTGTTCCGATAAGTAATGATAACCAAGAGTGGTGTTTTAGTTTGACCATCAATGGTCAGCTAGCCCAATTGGGACATAGTCAGCTAATGATGTATTCTGCCGAAAAAATCTTTAATGAGCTAACTTCATTTATCACTTTAGAAGAAGGAGATGTTGTTATGACAGGTACGCCAAAAGGTGTGGGTGAAGTTATCGCTGGGAGTACTTTCAAGTTATCACTCTGGCAGGGAATTCCATATTACTCAGATGAGCAATTATTAGAAGATATAACTATTAACATACCGCTAATAACTCAGCAGTGGCAGGCTATTTAA